One genomic window of Camelina sativa cultivar DH55 chromosome 5, Cs, whole genome shotgun sequence includes the following:
- the LOC104787010 gene encoding structural maintenance of chromosomes protein 3-like: MYIKQVIIEGFKSYKEQVATEDFSDRVNCVVGANGSGKSNFFHAIRFVLSDIFQNLRSEDRHALLHEGAGHQVVSAFVEIVFDNSDNRFPVDKEEIRLRRTVGLKKDDYTLDLKHITKAEVMNLLESAGFSRSNPYYVVQQGKIASLTLMKDVERLDLLKEIGGTRVYEERRRESLKIMQETGNKRKQIIEVVHYLDERLKELDEEKEELRKYQQLDKQRKSLEYTIYEKELHDAREKLEQVEVARTKASEESTKMYDRVEKAQDDSKSLDESLKGLTKELQTLYKEKETVEAQQNEAIQKKTKLELDVKDFQDRIAGNKQSKNDALEQLHMVEREMQDSLKELEAINPLYESQLDKEKQTTKRIMELEKKLSILYQKQGRATQFSNKAARDKWLRKEIEDLKRVLDSNMTQEKRLHDEILRLNTDLTERDGLIKKHEVEISELGSHISKSHELFNIKKRERDEEQRIRKEKWGEESQLSSEIEKLKMELERAKKNLEHATPGDVRRGLHTIRRYVEEYRINGFFGPLVELFDCDEKFFTAVEVTAGNSLFHVVVENDDISTKLIRHLNSIKGGRLTFLPLNRVKAPHVNFPQDSAAIPLLRKLKYDSKFGPALAQVFGRTVVCKDLNVATRVAKSHVLDCITMEGDQVSKKGGMTGGFYDHRRSKLRFMNTIIQNTKSINAKVTELEDVKRQLDVIDQHITQYVTEQQRLEADWTHSKLQVEQLKQEIANAKKQKDDIYKALENKEKSLGDIRTQIDQLRSSMAMKEAEMGTELVDHLTPEEREQLSRLNPEIKDLKEKNIAYTTDRIERETRKAELEANLATNLKRRINELQATIASIDDDSLPSSATLNAQELDDANNLVNEAAKELKSLCDSIDEKTKQVKKIKDEKAKLKILEDDCKGTLQDVDKKLEELFSLRNTLLAKQDEYTKKIRGLGPLSSDAFDTYKRKNIKELQKMLHRCSEQLQQFSHVNKKALDQYVNFTEQREELQNRQAELDAGDEKIKELITVLDQRKDESIERTFKGVARHFKEVFSELVQGGYGQLLIKRLKDRDHEDEDDDDDGSRKTDAEGRLEKYLGVRVKVSFTGQGETQAMKQLSGGQKTVVALALIFAIQRCDPAPFYLFDEIDAALDPQYRTAVGNLIRRLADKYGTQFITTTFRPELVRVADKIYGVFHKNRVSIVNVISKDQALDFIEKDQSHDT; this comes from the exons ATGTATATCAAGCAG GTTATAATCGAAGGATTTAAGAGTTACAAAGAGCAAGTTGCTACTGAGGATTTCAGCGACAGAGTTAATTGTGTTG ttGGGGCAAATGGGTCTGGGAAAAGCAATTTCTTCCATG CAATTCGTTTTGTATTGAGTGACATCTTCCAAAATCTGCGGAGTGAAGATAGGCATGCATTACTCCAC GAAGGTGCTGGTCATCAAGTTGTTTCTGCGTTTGTGGAGATTGTGTTTGATAATTCTGACAACCGGTTCCCG GTTGATAAGGAAGAAATTCGCTTGCGCCGAACAGTTGGTCTAAAGAAGGATGATTATACCTTGGATTTGAAACACATAAC AAAAGCTGAAGTTATGAATTTATTGGAGAGTGCTGGGTTTTCTCGTTCTAATCCGTACTATGTTGTTCAACAAGGAAAG ATAGCCTCGTTAACACTGATGAAAGACGTGGAACGGCTGGATCTGCTAAAAGAGATAGGTGGTACCCGTGTTTATGAGGAGAGGCGTCGTGAGAGTTTAAAAATTATGCAGGAGACAG GGAATAAACGGAAGCAGATTATCGAAGTTGTCCACTACTTGGATGAAAGACTAAAGGAATTGgacgaagagaaagaagagctCAGAAAATATCAACAACTTGACAAGCAGAGGAAATCACTGGAATACACCATTTACGAAAAAGAGCTTCACGATGCTCGGGAGAAACTGGAACAG GTAGAAGTTGCACGAACTAAGGCATCGGAAGAGTCTACAAAAATGTATGATAGAGTTGAGAAGGCCCAGGACGACTCCAAGTCCTTGGATGAGTCGCTAAAAGGGCTGACGAAGGAGCTTCAGACATTATACAAGGAGAAAGAAACTGTTGAAGCTCAACAAAATGAAGCTAtacagaagaagacaaagctgGAGCTTGATGTGAAAGACTTTCAGGATCGGATTGCTGGAAATAAACAGTCTAAG AATGATGCGCTTGAGCAGCTTCATATGGTGGAAAGAGAAATGCAGGATTCTTTAAAAGAACTGGAGGCAATTAATCCTTTATATGAAAGTCAACTTGACAAGGAAAAGCAGACAACAAAAAG AATCATGGagctggaaaaaaaacttagcaTTCTTTACCAGAAACAGGGCCGTGCAACTCAATTTTCAAACAAGGCTGCCCGAGACAAATGGCTCAGGAAGGAGATTGAAGATCTTAAGCGTGTTCTAGACTCAAATATGACTCAA GAGAAAAGACTTCATGATGAAATTCTTCGCCTCAATACTGATTTGACAGAGCGTGATGGACTCATCAAGAAACATGAAGTTGAAATTAGTGAACTGGGATCTCACATTTCCAAGTCCCATGAactattcaatattaaaaagagggagagagatgaagaaCAGAGAATTAGAAA GGAAAAATGGGGAGAAGAAAGTCAACTATCTTCTGAAATTGAGAAGTTGAAAATGGAACTTGAACGGGCAAAGAAAAACCTCGAGCATGCAACTCCAGGA GATGTTAGGCGAGGGCTGCACACTATTCGACGGTATGTCGAAGAGTATAGGATCAATGGATTTTTTGGTCCACTTGTTGAGTTGTTTGATTGCGATGAAAAGTTTTTCACTGCAGTTGAAGTCACTGCAGGAAACAG CCTGTTTCACGTGGTAGTTGAGAATGATGATATTTCAACCAAGTTAATCAGACACCTGAATTCTATAAAGGGTGGTCGACTGACCTTCTTACCTCTAAATCGGGTAAAGGCGCCTCATGTAAACTTTCCACAAGATTCTGCTGCAATACCACTGCTGAGAAAGTTAAAGTACGACTCAAAGTTTGGACCAGCATTGGCTCAG GTTTTTGGTAGAACTGTGGTATGTAAAGATCTGAATGTAGCAACAAGAGTTGCTAAGAGTCATGTCCTCGATTGCATAACTATGGAAG GTGACCAGGTGAGCAAAAAGGGTGGTATGACTGGTGGATTCTATGACCACAGGCGGTCAAAATTAAGATTCATGAATACtataatacaaaatacaaagtcTATAAATGCGAAGGTGACAGAACTGGAGGATGTTAAAAGGCAGCTTGATG TGATAGATCAGCATATTACACAGTATGTTACTGAGCAGCAGAGACTTGAAGCAGACTGGACGCACAGCAAATTACAGGTGGAGCAACTTAAGCAAGAGATAGCTAacgcaaagaagcagaaagatgatatatataaagctCTTGAAAATAAG GAGAAATCACTAGGTGATATTAGAACACAAATTGATCAGCTTAGATCCAGCATGGCTATGAAGGAAGCTGAAATGGGAACAGAACTTGTGGATCACCTAACACCAGAAGAAAGGGAGCAGTTGTCACGATTAAACCCCGAAATTAAGGATCTTAAGGAAAAGAATATTGCTTACACGACGGATCGCATTGAG AGGGAGACAAGAAAAGCAGAGTTGGAGGCTAATTTGGCTACCAACTTAAAGAGGAGAATAAATGAGTTACAGGCTACTATAGCTTCCATCGACGATGATAGTTTGCCTAGTTCAGCTACCTTAAATGCACAAGAACTTGATGATGCAAACAATTTGGTTAATGAGGCCGCAAAAGAGCTTAAAA GTCTTTGTGACAGCATTGACGAGAAGACGAAGCAAgtcaagaaaattaaagatgaGAAAGCAAAGCTAAAG ATATTGGAAGATGACTGTAAGGGGACACTGCAAGATGTAGATAAAAAGTTAGAGGAACTATTTAGCCTTCGCAACACACTCCTTGCTAAGCAAGATGAGTATACAAAGAAGATTAGGGGATTGGGTCCATTGTCGTCTGACGCTTTTGACAC GTATAAACGAAAAAATATCAAGGAGCTGCAGAAGATGCTACACCGGTGCAGTGAACAGCTGCAACAATTCAGCCATGTAAACAAGAAGGCGCTTGATCAATATGTAAATTTCACAGAACAGAGAGAAGAACTCCAGAATCGGCAAGCAGAGCTTGATGCAGGAGATGAG AAAATTAAAGAACTGATAACAGTTCTGGATCAGCGGAAAGACGAATCGATAGAACGTACTTTCAAAGGGGTTGCACGTCACTTCAAGGAGGTATTCTCTGAGCTTGTGCAAGGTGGATATGGTCAGCTTCTCATAAAGAGATTAAAG GATCGTGatcatgaagatgaagatgatgacgatgatggaAGTCGTAAAACTGATGCAGAGGGAAGGCTTGAGAAGTACCTTGGTGTAAGAGTGAAG GTGTCATTTACTGGTCAAGGAGAGACACAAGCAATGAAACAATTGTCAGGAGGCCAAAAAACCGTTGTTGCTCTTGCACTAATCTTTGCCATCCAGCGATGTGACCCTGCACCATTCTATCTGTTTGATGAGATTGATGCGGCACTTGATCCTCAGTATCGAACCGCTGTGGGCAACTTGATTCGTCGTCTAGCTGATAAATATGGCACTCAGTTCATAACCACGACTTTCCGTCCTGAGCTTGTGAGAGTAGCGGATAAGATATATGGAGTCTTTCATAAGAACAGAGTGAGTATCGTGAATGTTATTTCAAAGGATCAGGCATTGGACTTCATCGAGAAAGACCAATCCCACGATACCTGA
- the LOC104789290 gene encoding glutathione S-transferase T3-like, protein MESNNTPNSQSQSYFSLLNFPYDSFAPNPSQPPSQSEETAEQRRERRIWSTQDDLVLISGWLNTSKDAIVGNGQKVGSFWIRIGDYFETSSHVLGGAEPRRPEHCRQRWQKISKEVSRFCGAFAEAEGEKASGMNDLDILQNAHQIYTKLYKKKFGMEYAWNVLRYEHKWVNLKAMNPTPKTTNSNKRKADDAAPSTGSVVSEHESRPPGIKAMKKLRNKGKEKAAPSAEFSHMWEIKQKDLEGMKELQKMSILDTLIAKKETLDEDEKTLKKKLMAELF, encoded by the exons ATGGAATCAAACAATACTCCTAACAGTCAGTCTCAATCCTACTTTAGCCTTCTTAACTTCCCATATGACAGCTTTGCTCCCAAT CCGAGTCAACCTCCTAGTCAATCAGAAGAGACAGCAGAACAGCGTAGGGAGAGAAGGATATGGTCCACACAAGATGACTTAGTCCTAATAAGCGGCTGGTTAAACACATCGAAGGATGCAATAGTTGGGAATGGCCAAAAGGTAGGGTCCTTTTGGATCCGTATAGGAGACTATTTTGAAACAAGTAGTCATGTACTTGGTGGTGCTGAGCCTAGGCGCCCTGAACATTGTAgacaaagatggcaaaaaaTCAGTAAGGAAGTGAGCAGGTTCTGTGGAGCTTTTGCAGAGGCAGAGGGTGAGAAAGCTAGTGGCATGAACGATTTAGATATTCTGCAGAATGCTCACCAAATCTACACTAAGctgtacaagaagaagtttggtaTGGAGTATGCTTGGAATGTGCTACGCTATGAACATAAATGGGTAAACCTGAAGGCTATGAACCCCACTCCAAAGACAACCAactctaacaaaagaaaagcgGATGATGCTGCACCATCTACAGGTTCTGTCGTTAGTGAGCACGAGAGCAGGCCTCCTGGCATAAAGGcaatgaaaaaattaaggaaCAAAGGTAAAGAGAAGGCTGCACCATCTGCAGAGTTTAGTCACATGTGGGAGATAAAACAGAAGGATTTGGAGGGCATGAAAGAACTCCAAAAGATGTCCATTCTTGACACTCTCATTGCCAAGAAAGAAACTCTAGACGAAGATGAAAAAActctaaagaagaagctaatggctGAACTGTTTTAA
- the LOC104787013 gene encoding putative defensin-like protein 146: MKKTFQLSLTILTFFIILELGVLGNMQQGRQCYTNIPNKSGKCVPAECEAACTKMHKVSASICLPPGKCRCYYFCS, from the exons ATGAAGAAGACATTCCAACTATCACTCACCATTCTAACTTTCTTCATCATTCTTGAGCTAG GAGTATTGGGGAATATGCAACAAGGAAGGCAATGCTATACTAATATTCCAAACAAATCCGGAAAATGCGTTCCTGCAGAATGTGAAGCTGCGTGTACGAAGATGCACAAGGTCAGTGCAAGTATTTGCCTACCTCCTGGGAAGTGCCGCTGCTATTATTTTTgctcttaa
- the LOC104787009 gene encoding uncharacterized protein LOC104787009 → MLMTRHVILKSALLASSEESTMRNSSSPPTMALGKERRKVGEVAGGVAAECAAVWCCCPCAVVNLVVLAVYKVPAAVCKKAWRRSKRRRFTRKRHGLLASAAAEGSESTVHARLNEEDPTAEIVFEECHVSDEINDVVRLENEMLDRFYGAGFWRSPSQRDTSSGSL, encoded by the coding sequence ATGCTAATGACTCGCCACGTGATTTTGAAATCGGCGTTGTTAGCGTCGTCGGAAGAATCGACGATGagaaactcttcttctccaccgaCGATGGCGTTAGGTAAAGAGAGGAGAAAAGTTGGAGAGGTGGCAGGAGGAGTGGCGGCCGAGTGTGCGGCGGTTTGGTGTTGTTGTCCATGCGCAGTTGTGAATCTGGTGGTTTTGGCCGTTTATAAAGTTCCGGCGGCGGTTTGTAAGAAAGCTTGGAGACGAAGCAAACGGCGACGGTTCACGAGGAAACGGCATGGTTTGCTTGCGTCAGCGGCGGCGGAAGGGAGCGAGAGCACCGTTCACGCTAGATTGAATGAAGAAGATCCGACGGCTGAGATTGTTTTTGAGGAATGTCACGTGAGCGATGAGATAAACGACGTCGTTAGACTTGAGAATGAGATGTTGGATCGTTTCTATGGGGCTGGCTTTTGGAGAAGCCCTTCACAAAGGGACACGTCATCAGGAAGCCTAtaa
- the LOC104787015 gene encoding inactive protein RESTRICTED TEV MOVEMENT 2-like: MERISEHASANRIYDDFEPLSNWKTEQGFEALTVYLPGFKKEQLKVQITTTRKLRVMGDRPAGANKWIRFRKEFPIPPNVDVDSVSAKFEGANLVVRLPRPEPMGKQDSPSGTTSKPPLVPKDNFKPPSPAEKEKFQPSKEAELEKQAEKVQSPKPGRENEEALKVAAKEGTLNQDYRSKVNAYKENLGGYMALMKNNRTALTAGLVIPAAAVLLLSLGFYAGQMFTSY; encoded by the exons ATGGAGAGAATTTCTGAACATGCTAGCGCTAATCGCATCTACGATGACTTCGAGCCGCTTTCGAATTGGAAAACTGAACAGGGATTTGAAGCTCTCACTGTTTACCTTCCAG GGTTTAAGAAAGAGCAGCTTAAGGTGCAAATAACCACCACGAGGAAGCTGAGAGTGATGGGAGATCGTCCAGCAGGAGCCAACAAATGGATCCGTTTCCGCAAGGAGTTTCCTATTCCGCCAAACGTCGACGTTGACTCTGTCTCTGCCAAATTTGAAGGCGCAAATCTCGTTGTGAGGCTTCCTAGACCTGAGCCAATGGGCAAACAAGATTCACCTAGTGGTACAACATCAAAACCTCCTCTTGTTCCAAAGGATAACTTCAAGCCTCCTAGCCCGGCAGAGAAGGAAAAGTTTCAACCGTCAAAGGAAGCGGAACTAGAAAAACAAGCCGAAAAGGTTCAATCGCCAAAGCcaggaagagagaatgaagaAGCTCTTAAAGTTGCAGCCAAGGAAGGAACACTTAACCAAGATTATAGAAGTAAAGTGAATGCATACAAGGAAAATCTTGGAGGATATATGGCACTGATGAAGAATAACAGAACAGCACTTACGGCTGGTTTGGTTATTCCCGCGGCTGCGGTTCTATTGCTATCTCTTGGGTTCTATGCCGGCCAAATGTTTACTTCTTACTAA
- the LOC104787012 gene encoding abscisic-aldehyde oxidase yields the protein MDLEFAVNGERFKVDSIDPSTTVLDFLRFNTPFKSVKLACGEGGCGACLVVLARYDPELDQVKECSINSCLTLLCSINGCSITTSEGLGNKKKGFHPIHKRFAGFHASQCGFCTPGMCISLYSALSNADSSNNNSSNEFTVSEAEKSVSGNLCRCTGYRPIVDACKSFASDVDIEDLGFNSFWKKGESKEVMLKNLPPYNPKEHLVTFPEFLKKKKKKKKKKLHNGLDHSRYRWTTPCSVADLHNITEAANSLGSLKLVVGNTGTGYYKDEERFDRYIDISQIPEMSMMIIKKGEEGIEIGAAVTISNAIAALKKEESKSSYIFKKMAAHMEKIGNHAIRNSGSIGGNLVMAQSRKFPSDITTLLLAVDASVYMLNGSKKTEKVKLHEFLELPSVLDSKRVLLKVEIPSCTTSGDDETELLFESYRAAPRSIGNALPYLNAAFFALVSRRQEPSRRGVTVDKCILAFGSYGGDHSIRAREVESFLTGKLLSYSVLYEAVGLLKGIIVPGKDTPHFEYRKSLAVGYLFEFFNPLIESGHYSNSHVNETAKSLLPFLSSSQQVLESNEYQPVGEAVIKVGAALQASGEAVFVDDIPTLPNCLHGAFVYSTERLTKIKSINFRENVIPTGVFAVLTSKDIPKQGQNIGSKTVFGAGPLFADELTQFAGQRIALVVADTQKHADMAAKLAVVEYDTKNIEEEPILTVEDAVKRCSFFEVHPMIYPEPVGDVLKGMEEAERKIISAELRLGSQYFFYMEPQTALALPDEDDCVKVYSSSQAPEYVHSVIATCLGIQEHNVRVITRRVGGGFGGKAVKSMPVATACALGAYKLQRPVKMYMNRRTDMVMAGGRHPMKITYDVGFRADGKVTALEFIMLIDAGLEPDISAIMPRNIMGPLRKYDWGALSFDIKVCKTNSPSRTAMRAPGEVQGSYIAESIIENVATSLQMDVDAVRKINLHSYESLRKFYTHISGDPDEYTLTLLWDKLEISSKFKERAEMVKEFNVCNVWRKRGISRVPIIHQVMQRPTPGKVSILSDGSVVVEVGGIELGQGLWTKVQQMVAYGLGLVKCQGSDKLLERVRVVQSDTLGMIQGGFTAGSTTSESSCEAVRLCCVILVERLKPTMDQMMMEKSGSVTWTMLIQQAYGQSINLSASTLYTPEYASMEYLNYGVGVSEVEVDLVTGKTEILRSDIIYDSGKSLNPAVDLGQIEGAFVQGIGFFMMEEYTTDEKGLVVQQGTWDYKIPTVDTIPKHFNVEIVNSGHHKDRVLSSKASGEPPMLMAASVHCATRSAIREARKQSLSWNCHDGNRDESGTDFELPVPATMPVVKSLCGLYSVERYLQGKILG from the exons atggatttgGAGTTTGCTGTTAATGGAGAAAGATTCAAGGTTGATTCTATTGATCCATCAACTACCGTACTCGATTTCTTGCGATTCAATACTCCTTTCAAGAGTGTCAAGCTCGCCTGTGGCGAAg GAGGGTGTGGTGCTTGTCTTGTGGTGTTAGCAAGATATGATCCAGAGTTAGATCAAGTGAAAGAATGTAGTATAAActcttgtctcactcttctctgtAGTATCAATGGATGTTCCATCACAACATCTGAAGGTCTCGGAAACAAGAAGAAAGGATTCCATCCCATTCATAAGCGATTCGCGGGGTTTCATGCCTCTCAATGCGGCTTTTGTACGCCAGGGATGTGTATTTCTCTCTACTCAGCTCTTTCAAATGCTGACAGTAGTAATAATAATAGCTCCAATGAGTTCACTGTTTCCGAAGCTGAGAAATCTGTTTCGGGTAATCTTTGTCGATGTACTGGCTATCGTCCCATCGTTGATGCTTGTAAGAGTTTTGCTTCTGATGTTGATATTGAGGACTTGGGGTTTAATTCCTTTTGGAAGAAAGGAGAAAGCAAAGAGGTTATGCTGAAGAATTTGCCTCCTTATAACCCCAAAGAACATCTTGTAACATTCCCTgagttcttgaagaagaagaagaagaagaagaagaagaagcttcataATGGTTTGGATCATTCGAGGTATCGTTGGACAACTCCATGTAGTGTAGCTGATCTTCATAACATAACTGAAGCTGCTAATTCATTAGGCTCTTTGAAGTTAGTTGTGGGAAACACTGGGACAGGTTACTACAAAGATGAGGAACGGTTTGATAGATATATTGATATCAGTCAAATTCCGGAGATGTCTATGATGATCATCAAGAAAGGTGAGGAAGGGATTGAGATTGGAGCCGCTGTTACCATATCGAATGCAATTGCTGCtttgaagaaggaagaaagcaaatcttcatatattttcaagaaaatggCTGCTCATATGGAGAAAATTGGCAACCATGCTATTAGGAACTCAGGGAGTATTGGTGGTAATTTAGTAATGGCACAAAGCAGAAAGTTTCCTTCTGATATTACAACGCTTTTGCTCGCTGTAGATGCATCGGTGTATATGTTAAACGGcagtaaaaaaacagagaaggtTAAGCTACATGAGTTTCTTGAATTGCCTTCGGTTTTAGACTCCAAACGCGTTCTTTTAAAGGTTGAGATTCCATCATGCACTACTTCTGGTGATGATGAGACAGAGTTGCTCTTTGAAAGCTATAGAGCTGCACCTCGCTCTATTGGAAACGCGTTGCCGTATTTGAACGCTGCTTTCTTTGCGTTAGTGTCTCGCCGCCAAGAACCATCAAGAAGAGGTGTAACGGTAGATAAATGCATTTTGGCATTTGGTTCTTATGGCGGTGATCATTCAATCAGGGCGAGGGAAGTGGAGAGTTTCTTAACAGGTAAATTACTTAGCTACAGTGTTTTGTATGAAGCTGTTGGTTTACTTAAAGGAATCATAGTTCCTGGAAAAGACACTCCGCACTTCGAGTATAGAAAAAGCTTGGCTGTTGGTTATCTTTTCGAGTTTTTCAATCCACTGATAGAGAGTGGCCATTATAGCAACAGCCATGTTAATGAAACCGCGAAatctcttcttcccttcctCTCATCTTCACAGCAAGTGTTAGAGAGCAATGAATATCAACCTGTTGGTGAAGCAGTTATCAAAGTTGGAGCAGCATTACAAGCTTCTGGTGAGGCGGTTTTTGTTGATGATATACCGACTTTACCGAACTGTTTACATGGAGCATTCGTTTATAGCACAGAGCGTTTGACTAAGATAAAAAGCATAAACTTCAGAGAGAATGTGATTCCTACTGGAGTTTTTGCAGTTCTTACTTCTAAGGATATTCCAAAGCAAGGACAAAACATTGGTTCCAAGACCGTTTTTGGGGCAGGACCTTTATTTGCAGATGAACTAACTCAATTTGCTGGTCAAAGAATTGCTCTTGTG GTTGCAGACACACAGAAACATGCAGACATGGCAGCAAAACTTGCAGTAGTTGAGTATGATACAAAGAATATAGAAGAAGAACCGATATTAACAGTGGAAGATGCAGTGAAAAGATGTAGCTTTTTCGAGGTTCATCCAATGATTTACCCTGAACCAGTAGGTGATGTTTTAAAAGGAATGGAAGAAGCAGAGCGAAAGATCATCTCTGCTGAG TTGAGGCTCGGGTCACAGTACTTCTTCTATATGGAGCCACAAACAGCACTTGCCTTGCCAGATGAAGACGACTGTGTGAAAGTATATAGTTCATCTCAAGCACCTGAGTACGTGCATTCGGTAATTGCTACATGCCTTGGCATTCAAGAGCATAACGTACGAGTCATTACCAGAAGAGTTGGAGGTGGCTTTGGTGGTAAAGCTGTAAAGTCAATGCCT GTTGCAACAGCATGTGCACTGGGGGCATACAAATTGCAGCGACCTGTTAAGATGTATATGAACCGCAGGACTGATATGGTAATGGCTGGAGGAAGGCATCCAATGAAAATAACTTACGATGTTGGTTTCAGAGCAGACGGGAAGGTCACAGCACTGGAGTTTATAATGCTAATAGATGCAGGGCTTGAGCCAGACATAAGTGCAATCATGCCACGGAATATAATGGGTCCGCTAAGGAAGTATGATTGGGGAGCTTTGTCATTTGACATAAAAGTTTGTAAGACGAATAGCCCTAGTAGAACGGCGATGAGAGCTCCAGGGGAAGTACAAGGTTCATACATTGCGGAATCCATTATCGAGAATGTAGCAACTTCTCTTCAAATGGACGTTGATGCAGTGAGAAAGATTAACCTTCATAGTTATGAAAGCCTTAGAAAATTCTACACGCACATCTCTGGTGATCCTGATGAGTATACATTGACTTTATTATGGGACAAACTTGAGATATCTTCCAAGTTCAAGGAGAGAGCTGAGATGGTGAAGGAGTTTAATGTGTGTAACGTATGGAGGAAGAGAGGGATTTCTAGAGTACCTATTATCCATCAAGTTATGCAGAGGCCAACCCCGGGGAAAGTGAGCATTTTGAGTGATGGTTCTGTTGTGGTTGAAGTTGGAGGAATTGAGTTAGGGCAAGGGTTGTGGACCAAAGTACAACAGATGGTTGCTTATGGTCTCGGTTTGGTTAAATGCCAAGGAAGTGATAAGCTGTTGGAGAGAGTACGGGTTGTTCAGTCCGACACACTCGGTATGATCCAAGGAGGTTTCACTGCTGGTAGCACAACATCCGAGAGCAGTTGTGAAGCTGTTAGGCTTTGCTGTGTTATCTTGGTGGAGAGATTGAAACCAACAATGGATCagatgatgatggagaagtCGGGTTCAGTGACATGGACCATGCTCATTCAACAA GCGTATGGTCAGTCTATTAATTTATCGGCGAGTACACTGTATACGCCAGAGTATGCGTCCATGGAATACCTCAACTATGGCGTTGGAGTCAGCGAG GTGGAAGTGGACCTTGTGACAGGAAAGACAGAGATTTTACGATCTGATATCATTTACGACAGTGGGAAAAGTCTTAATCCTGCAGTTGATTTAGGACAG ATCGAAGGAGCGTTTGTTCAAGGCATCGGGTTCTTCATGATGGAAGAGTACACTACTGATGAAAAGGGACTTGTGGTGCAACAAGGCACTTGGGACTACAAAATTCCTACTGTGGACACAATCCCGAAACACTTCAACGTCGAGATTGTCAACTCTGGTCATCACAAAGACCGCGTTCTCTCCTCCAAAG CCTCGGGTGAGCCACCTATGCTTATGGCGGCTTCTGTTCATTGTGCGACGAGATCAGCCATTAGGGAAGCTAGGAAACAGTCCCTTTCATGGAACTGCCACGATGGGAACAGAGATGAGTCTGGTACGGATTTTGAGTTACCGGTTCCAGCGACTATGCCTGTGGTGAAATCTCTTTGCGGATTGTATAGTGTAGAGAGATACTTACAAGGGAAGATCCTCGGATAA